One Chloroflexota bacterium DNA segment encodes these proteins:
- a CDS encoding ABC transporter ATP-binding protein produces the protein MSSPLLDVTALVLRFGGVTALSDVSFSVAEGALSAIIGPNGAGKTSLLNCISGVYRPQRGRIVFDGADVTRMGPAARTRLGVARTFQNIALFRGMTVLDNLLIGRHVHQKTGTFTGGVYWGRGQKEEIRERERVEEIIDFLEIQPYRKQVVHTLAYGLQKRVELGRALALDPRLLLLDEPMAGMNAEEKEDMARYILEINEERGTTVLMIEHDMGVVMDLSHRVVVLNFGQKIADGAPEAVQGNTEVQAAYLGGHAA, from the coding sequence ATGTCCTCCCCCCTCCTAGACGTCACCGCCCTCGTTTTGCGTTTCGGCGGCGTCACCGCCCTCTCCGACGTGAGCTTCTCCGTCGCCGAGGGCGCGCTCAGCGCGATCATCGGCCCGAACGGCGCGGGCAAGACCAGCCTGTTGAACTGCATCAGCGGCGTCTATCGCCCCCAGCGCGGCCGCATCGTCTTCGACGGCGCCGACGTGACCCGGATGGGGCCCGCCGCGCGCACCCGCCTCGGAGTCGCACGAACCTTCCAGAACATCGCGCTGTTCCGGGGCATGACGGTCCTCGACAACCTCCTCATCGGCCGGCACGTGCACCAGAAGACCGGCACGTTCACCGGCGGCGTGTACTGGGGCCGCGGGCAGAAGGAGGAGATCCGCGAGCGCGAGCGCGTCGAGGAGATCATCGACTTCCTCGAGATCCAGCCGTACCGCAAGCAGGTGGTGCACACCCTCGCCTACGGGCTGCAGAAGCGCGTCGAGCTCGGCCGCGCGCTCGCTCTCGATCCCCGCCTGCTCCTCCTCGACGAGCCGATGGCGGGAATGAACGCGGAGGAGAAGGAGGACATGGCCCGCTACATCCTCGAGATCAACGAGGAGCGGGGAACCACCGTGCTGATGATCGAGCACGACATGGGCGTGGTGATGGACCTCTCGCACCGCGTGGTGGTGCTCAACTTCGGCCAGAAGATCGCGGACGGCGCGCCGGAGGCGGTGCAGGGCAACACCGAAGTCCAGGCTGCGTACCTCGGGGGCCACGCCGCATGA